From one Streptomyces mobaraensis genomic stretch:
- a CDS encoding VIT1/CCC1 transporter family protein: MAVLDTAATTHIAHRDNHTHRDVNGGWLRPAVFGAMDGLVSNLALLTGVAGGEATSKTLVITGLAGLAAGAFSMAVGEYTSVASQRELVLAELDIERRELRKHPTDELEELAALYESRGVEPALAREVARQLSKDPEQALEIHAREELGIDPSDLPSPMTAALASFGSFALGALLPVLPYLLGATQLWPAVLLALLGLFACGAVVARVTARSWWFSGLRQLLLGGAAAGVTYLLGIAFGTAVG; the protein is encoded by the coding sequence ATGGCCGTCCTCGACACCGCCGCCACCACGCACATAGCCCACCGCGACAACCACACGCACCGCGATGTGAACGGCGGCTGGCTGCGCCCGGCCGTGTTCGGGGCGATGGACGGTCTCGTGTCGAACCTGGCGCTGCTGACGGGCGTCGCGGGCGGGGAGGCCACCTCCAAGACGCTGGTGATCACGGGGCTCGCCGGCCTCGCCGCGGGTGCGTTCTCGATGGCGGTGGGGGAGTACACGTCCGTCGCGTCGCAGCGCGAGCTGGTCCTCGCGGAGCTGGACATCGAGCGGCGTGAGCTGCGGAAGCACCCGACCGACGAGCTGGAGGAGCTGGCCGCGCTCTATGAGTCGCGCGGGGTGGAGCCGGCGCTCGCGCGGGAGGTGGCGCGGCAGCTGTCGAAGGACCCGGAGCAGGCGCTGGAGATCCATGCCCGGGAGGAGCTGGGCATCGACCCCTCCGATCTGCCCTCGCCGATGACGGCGGCGCTCGCCTCGTTCGGTTCGTTCGCGCTGGGGGCGCTGCTGCCCGTCCTCCCGTATCTGCTGGGTGCCACGCAGCTGTGGCCCGCGGTGCTGCTGGCGCTGCTGGGGCTGTTCGCGTGCGGTGCGGTCGTCGCCCGGGTGACAGCGCGCAGCTGGTGGTTCAGCGGGCTGCGGCAGCTGCTGCTGGGCGGGGCGGCGGCCGGTGTGACGTATCTCCTGGGTATTGCCTTCGGGACCGCTGTCGGGTGA
- a CDS encoding HGxxPAAW family protein, whose translation MSGQVHHGQTPAAWTGVIISFIGFCVASAFIVMAKPVGFWAGVGVILLGAVVGGIMRLMGLGQAPKAGSRPKAEAQPQNG comes from the coding sequence ATGTCGGGTCAGGTACACCACGGACAGACCCCGGCCGCCTGGACCGGTGTCATCATTTCCTTCATCGGCTTCTGCGTCGCCAGCGCGTTCATCGTGATGGCCAAGCCGGTCGGTTTCTGGGCCGGTGTCGGCGTCATCCTGCTCGGCGCGGTCGTCGGCGGCATCATGCGCCTCATGGGCCTCGGCCAGGCCCCCAAGGCGGGCTCGCGGCCCAAGGCCGAGGCGCAGCCGCAGAACGGCTGA
- a CDS encoding thioredoxin domain-containing protein, whose protein sequence is MSEKNSDGKRSARERLQEQRQKDAARAKRKRAMIAGLAVVGVLGTGAGVAAVVANTGGGTKDEAAGPPLPPQGALGKDGSTIPVGKKAAKATLTVYEDFRCPACGLFENAYRDTVRDLEQEGKLKTEYHIVTLIDRNLGGTGSLRAANAAACAQDVGKFAAFHDVLYKNQPPETKDAFAETSRLYELAGQVPGLNTPGFQKCVDDGMHDSWVKQAHEAFRKGAYKATPTVLLNGKSVYGDPAHPLTPAKLREMTVAAAKKKH, encoded by the coding sequence GTGAGCGAGAAGAACAGCGACGGAAAGCGCAGCGCCCGCGAGCGGCTGCAGGAACAGCGCCAGAAGGACGCCGCCCGCGCCAAGCGCAAACGGGCGATGATCGCGGGGCTGGCGGTGGTGGGGGTGCTGGGGACCGGCGCCGGGGTCGCGGCGGTCGTCGCGAACACGGGCGGGGGCACGAAGGACGAGGCGGCGGGCCCGCCCCTGCCGCCGCAGGGGGCGCTCGGCAAGGACGGCTCCACCATCCCGGTCGGCAAGAAGGCCGCCAAGGCCACCCTCACCGTCTACGAGGACTTCCGCTGCCCGGCCTGCGGCCTGTTCGAGAACGCGTACCGGGACACCGTGCGCGACCTGGAGCAGGAGGGCAAGCTCAAGACCGAGTACCACATCGTCACCCTCATCGACCGGAACCTGGGCGGCACGGGCTCGCTCCGGGCCGCCAACGCGGCGGCGTGCGCGCAGGACGTCGGCAAGTTCGCGGCGTTCCACGACGTCCTCTACAAGAACCAGCCGCCCGAGACGAAGGACGCCTTCGCCGAGACCTCCCGGCTGTACGAGCTCGCCGGGCAGGTGCCCGGGCTGAACACCCCCGGCTTCCAGAAGTGCGTGGACGACGGCATGCACGACAGCTGGGTGAAGCAGGCGCACGAGGCGTTCCGGAAGGGCGCCTACAAGGCGACGCCGACCGTGCTGCTCAACGGGAAGAGCGTCTACGGGGACCCCGCGCATCCGCTGACCCCGGCGAAGCTGCGGGAGATGACGGTGGCGGCTGCCAAGAAGAAGCACTGA
- a CDS encoding DUF2752 domain-containing protein: MREPASGPGPAPGRVVAPSIRRLGVPLGVAAGLGAAAALVRAVDPNEPGHYTVCPLLHFTGLLCPACGGLRGLHALLHGDLPAALRANALAVPGYAVFAVLWAVWCVRAVRRDGGMPLALRPVHWWGIGLLVLAFTVVRNLPCGAVLAP, encoded by the coding sequence GTGAGGGAGCCCGCTTCCGGCCCGGGCCCTGCCCCCGGCCGGGTCGTCGCGCCGTCCATCCGCCGGCTGGGCGTGCCGCTCGGCGTCGCCGCGGGGCTCGGCGCGGCGGCGGCCCTGGTCCGGGCGGTGGACCCGAACGAGCCCGGCCACTACACCGTCTGCCCGCTGCTCCACTTCACCGGCCTGCTCTGCCCCGCCTGCGGCGGCTTGCGCGGGCTGCACGCCCTGCTGCACGGCGACCTCCCCGCCGCCCTGCGCGCCAACGCCCTCGCCGTCCCCGGCTACGCCGTCTTCGCCGTCCTCTGGGCGGTCTGGTGCGTCCGCGCGGTGCGCCGGGACGGCGGGATGCCGCTGGCCCTGCGGCCGGTCCACTGGTGGGGGATCGGTCTGCTCGTGCTGGCGTTCACCGTGGTGCGGAACCTGCCCTGCGGGGCGGTGCTCGCGCCGTGA
- the lgt gene encoding prolipoprotein diacylglyceryl transferase, with product MNLAYIPSPSTGVLHLGPVPLRGYAFCIIIGVFAAVWLGNRRWVARGGRAGTVADIAVWAVPFGLVGGRLYHVITDYELYFGEGRNWVDSFKIWEGGLGIWGAVALGAVGAWIGCRRRGIPLPAWADAVAPGIAVAQAIGRWGNWFNQELYGKPTDLPWALKIDADPGIGRVAGTYHPTFLYESLWCLGVAALVIWADRRFKLGHGRAFALYVAAYTVGRFWTEYLRVDDAHHVLGLRLNGWTSILVFVAAVVYMVVSSKKVPGREAVVEPGVSDAAVDESGSDVKDAPPAKPVDGAKPAKKL from the coding sequence ATGAATCTCGCATACATTCCCAGCCCGTCGACCGGCGTCCTCCACCTGGGGCCGGTCCCGCTGCGCGGCTATGCCTTCTGCATCATCATCGGTGTCTTCGCCGCCGTCTGGCTCGGCAACCGACGCTGGGTCGCGCGCGGCGGCCGGGCCGGGACCGTCGCCGACATCGCCGTCTGGGCCGTGCCCTTCGGCCTCGTCGGCGGCCGGCTCTACCACGTGATCACCGACTACGAGCTGTACTTCGGCGAGGGCCGGAACTGGGTCGACTCCTTCAAGATCTGGGAGGGCGGCCTCGGCATCTGGGGCGCCGTGGCCCTGGGCGCGGTCGGCGCCTGGATCGGCTGCCGCCGGCGCGGCATCCCGCTGCCCGCCTGGGCCGACGCCGTCGCCCCCGGCATCGCCGTGGCCCAGGCGATCGGCCGCTGGGGCAACTGGTTCAACCAGGAGCTCTACGGCAAGCCGACGGACCTGCCCTGGGCGCTGAAGATCGACGCGGACCCCGGGATCGGGCGGGTCGCCGGTACGTACCATCCGACGTTCCTGTACGAGTCGCTGTGGTGCCTCGGCGTCGCCGCCCTGGTGATCTGGGCCGACCGGCGCTTCAAGCTGGGGCACGGGCGGGCGTTCGCGCTGTACGTCGCGGCGTACACGGTGGGGCGCTTCTGGACGGAGTACCTGCGGGTGGACGACGCGCATCATGTGCTGGGGCTGCGGCTCAACGGGTGGACGTCGATTCTGGTGTTCGTCGCGGCGGTGGTGTACATGGTCGTGTCCTCGAAGAAGGTCCCTGGGCGGGAGGCCGTGGTCGAGCCGGGCGTCTCCGACGCGGCGGTGGACGAGTCCGGTTCGGACGTGAAGGATGCTCCTCCGGCGAAGCCGGTGGATGGGGCGAAGCCGGCCAAGAAGCTTTAG
- the trpA gene encoding tryptophan synthase subunit alpha encodes MSGNVRLLADTLAAAKAEDRAALIAYLPAGFPTVDGGIAAIKAVFDGGADVVEVGLPHSDPVLDGPVIQTADDIALKGGVRIADVMRTVREAHAATGKPVLVMTYWNPIDRYGVERFTAELAEAGGAGCILPDLPVQESDLWREHAGKHGLATVFVVAPSSKDERLATITAAGSGFVYAASLMGVTGTRASVGAQAKELVERTRATGTALPVCVGLGVSDAAQAAEVAGFADGVIVGSAFVKRMLDAPDEAAGLAAVRELAGELAEGVRKRG; translated from the coding sequence GTGAGCGGGAACGTACGACTGTTGGCCGACACCCTCGCCGCCGCGAAGGCCGAGGACCGCGCCGCGCTCATCGCCTACCTCCCGGCCGGCTTCCCGACCGTGGACGGCGGCATCGCGGCGATCAAGGCCGTCTTCGACGGCGGGGCGGACGTGGTGGAGGTGGGGCTGCCGCACAGCGACCCGGTCCTCGACGGCCCGGTCATCCAGACCGCCGACGACATCGCCCTGAAGGGCGGCGTCCGGATCGCGGACGTCATGCGGACGGTCCGGGAGGCCCACGCGGCCACCGGCAAGCCCGTGCTCGTCATGACGTACTGGAACCCCATCGACCGCTACGGCGTCGAGCGCTTCACCGCCGAGCTCGCCGAGGCGGGCGGCGCGGGCTGCATCCTGCCCGACCTGCCGGTGCAGGAGTCGGACCTGTGGCGGGAGCACGCGGGCAAGCACGGGCTGGCGACGGTCTTCGTCGTCGCGCCGAGCAGCAAGGACGAGCGGCTCGCCACGATCACCGCGGCGGGCAGCGGCTTCGTCTACGCGGCGTCGCTGATGGGCGTCACCGGCACCCGGGCGTCCGTCGGCGCCCAGGCGAAGGAGCTCGTCGAGCGCACCCGCGCCACCGGCACCGCGCTGCCCGTCTGCGTCGGGCTCGGCGTCTCCGACGCGGCGCAGGCCGCCGAGGTCGCCGGGTTCGCGGACGGGGTCATCGTCGGCTCGGCGTTCGTCAAGCGGATGCTGGACGCTCCGGACGAGGCGGCCGGGCTCGCGGCCGTACGGGAGCTGGCCGGGGAGCTGGCGGAGGGCGTCCGCAAGCGGGGCTGA
- a CDS encoding TIGR02234 family membrane protein, protein MSAAVPHPRTRTEPAPGRSARRSVGAALFLTAAGAALVLLAGGRTWVEGTAAGVRDAAREQATGQDVTGLPGALAIVGLAALVAVFAVRRAGRTLVAAVLALCGAGVVVGSVTGASDTGALEEKAARTTGLSSAAVEHVSHTPWPWVALAGGVLLLLAGLLALRYGRHWPAMGGRYERDGSPRPRRPRRTPDPERPEEIWKALDRGEDPTGDAAPR, encoded by the coding sequence GTGAGCGCAGCCGTACCCCACCCCCGCACCCGCACCGAGCCCGCACCCGGCCGGAGCGCCCGGCGCAGCGTCGGCGCCGCCCTCTTCCTGACGGCGGCCGGCGCCGCGCTCGTGCTGCTCGCCGGCGGCCGGACGTGGGTCGAGGGCACGGCGGCGGGCGTCCGCGACGCGGCCCGCGAGCAGGCCACCGGCCAGGACGTCACCGGTCTGCCCGGTGCCCTCGCCATCGTCGGGCTCGCCGCGCTCGTCGCGGTCTTCGCCGTGCGGCGGGCCGGCCGGACGCTGGTCGCCGCGGTGCTGGCGCTCTGCGGCGCGGGCGTCGTCGTCGGCTCCGTCACCGGCGCGTCCGACACCGGGGCCCTGGAGGAGAAGGCGGCCAGGACCACCGGCCTGTCCAGCGCCGCCGTCGAGCACGTCAGCCACACCCCCTGGCCCTGGGTGGCCCTCGCCGGCGGCGTCCTGCTGCTGCTCGCCGGGCTGCTCGCGCTGCGCTACGGCCGGCACTGGCCCGCCATGGGCGGCCGGTACGAGCGCGACGGCAGCCCGCGCCCCCGCCGGCCGCGCCGCACGCCGGACCCGGAGCGGCCCGAGGAGATCTGGAAGGCCCTCGACCGGGGGGAGGACCCCACCGGCGACGCCGCGCCCCGGTAG
- a CDS encoding anthranilate synthase component I — translation MAATSTAPGPAQVPDADTFRALAKDRRVIPVTRRFLADGDTPVALYRKLAAERPGTFLLESAEQGRSWSRYSFIGVRSAATLTARNGETHWLGTPPVGVPTDGDPLRTLRATVEALHTPRDLIEGAGLPPFTGGMVGYLGYDVVRRLERIGDRQGKGDGLGLPELTMLLTSDLAVLDHWNGTVLLIANAINHNDLETGVDEAYADAVARLDAMTADLHRPVPTHPTVLPSAELPEFTARWGGADYQAAVEDIKERIRAGEAFQVVPSQRFETPCAASALDVYRVLRATNPSPYMYLFQFDGFEVVGSSPEALVKVEDGRAMVHPIAGTRPRGATPQADAALAEELLADPKERAEHLMLVDLGRNDLGRVCAPGSVEVVDFMSIERYSHVMHIVSTVTGRLAPGRTAFDVLTACFPAGTLSGAPKPRAMQIIEELEPSRRGLYGGCVGYLDFAGDSDTAIAIRTAVLRDGTAYVQAGAGVVADSDPVAEDTECRNKAAAVLRAVHGAARLTRPGAPA, via the coding sequence ATGGCTGCCACCTCCACCGCTCCGGGGCCCGCTCAGGTCCCCGACGCCGACACCTTCCGCGCGCTGGCCAAGGACCGCCGGGTCATCCCGGTCACCCGGCGCTTCCTGGCCGACGGCGACACCCCCGTCGCCCTCTACCGCAAGCTCGCCGCCGAACGGCCGGGCACGTTCCTGCTGGAGTCCGCGGAACAGGGCCGGAGCTGGTCGCGCTACTCGTTCATCGGCGTCCGCAGCGCCGCCACCCTCACGGCGCGGAACGGGGAGACCCACTGGCTGGGCACCCCGCCCGTCGGCGTCCCCACCGACGGCGACCCGCTGCGCACCCTGCGGGCCACGGTCGAGGCCCTGCACACCCCGCGCGACCTGATCGAGGGCGCCGGGCTGCCGCCCTTCACCGGCGGCATGGTCGGCTACCTGGGCTACGACGTCGTCCGCCGCCTGGAGAGGATCGGCGACCGGCAGGGGAAGGGCGACGGCCTCGGGCTGCCCGAGCTCACCATGCTGCTCACCTCGGACCTCGCCGTGCTCGACCACTGGAACGGCACGGTCCTGCTGATCGCCAACGCGATCAACCACAACGACCTGGAGACGGGCGTCGACGAGGCGTACGCGGACGCCGTGGCCCGCCTCGACGCGATGACCGCCGATCTGCACCGGCCCGTCCCCACCCACCCGACCGTGCTGCCGTCCGCCGAGCTGCCGGAGTTCACCGCCCGCTGGGGCGGCGCCGACTACCAGGCGGCCGTCGAGGACATCAAGGAGCGCATCCGGGCGGGCGAGGCGTTCCAGGTGGTGCCCTCGCAGCGGTTCGAGACGCCGTGCGCGGCCTCCGCGCTGGACGTCTACCGGGTGCTGCGGGCCACCAACCCCAGCCCGTACATGTACCTCTTCCAGTTCGACGGCTTCGAGGTCGTCGGCTCCAGCCCCGAGGCGCTGGTGAAGGTCGAGGACGGGCGGGCCATGGTCCACCCCATCGCCGGCACCCGCCCGCGCGGCGCCACCCCGCAGGCCGACGCCGCGCTCGCCGAGGAGCTCCTCGCCGACCCGAAGGAGCGCGCCGAGCACCTGATGCTCGTCGACCTCGGCCGCAACGACCTGGGCCGGGTCTGCGCGCCCGGCAGCGTCGAGGTCGTCGACTTCATGTCGATCGAGCGCTACAGCCACGTCATGCACATCGTCTCCACGGTCACCGGCCGCCTCGCGCCCGGCCGGACGGCGTTCGACGTGCTCACCGCCTGCTTCCCGGCCGGCACCCTCTCCGGCGCGCCCAAGCCCCGGGCCATGCAGATCATCGAGGAGCTCGAACCGTCCCGCCGCGGCCTGTACGGCGGCTGCGTCGGCTACCTGGACTTCGCCGGGGACTCCGACACCGCCATCGCCATCCGCACCGCCGTGCTGCGCGACGGCACCGCCTACGTCCAGGCGGGCGCGGGCGTCGTCGCCGACTCCGACCCGGTGGCGGAGGACACCGAGTGCCGCAACAAGGCCGCCGCCGTGCTGCGGGCCGTGCACGGCGCCGCCCGGCTCACCCGCCCGGGGGCACCCGCGTGA
- the trpB gene encoding tryptophan synthase subunit beta translates to MSSEFFVPDPAGQVPSAAGYFGAFGGTFIPEALVAAVDEVAVAYEKAKSDPSFAAELDDLMVHYTGRPSSLTEVPRFAEHAGGARVFLKREDLNHTGSHKINNVLGQALLTKRMGKTRVIAETGAGQHGVATATACALFGLDCTIYMGEVDTERQALNVARMRMLGAEVIAVKSGSRTLKDAINEAFRDWVANVDRTHYLFGTVAGPHPFPAMVRDFHRVIGVEARRQILERAGRLPDAAVACVGGGSNAIGLFHAFIPDAGVRLIGCEPAGHGVETGEHAATLTAGEPGILHGSRSYVLQDDEGQITEPYSISAGLDYPGVGPEHAYLKDSGRGEYRAVTDDAAMRALRLLSRTEGIIPAIESAHALAGALEVGRELGEDGLIVVNLSGRGDKDMDTAARYFGLYDTDAEVAADRTATAEIEGDAK, encoded by the coding sequence GTGTCCTCTGAGTTCTTCGTTCCCGACCCCGCGGGCCAGGTGCCCAGCGCGGCGGGCTACTTCGGCGCCTTCGGCGGCACCTTCATCCCCGAGGCGCTGGTCGCCGCCGTGGACGAGGTCGCCGTCGCCTACGAGAAGGCCAAGTCCGACCCGTCGTTCGCCGCCGAGCTCGACGACCTGATGGTCCACTACACCGGGCGTCCCAGCTCCCTCACCGAGGTGCCGCGGTTCGCCGAACACGCGGGCGGCGCCCGGGTGTTCCTCAAGCGTGAGGACCTGAATCACACCGGTTCCCACAAGATCAACAACGTGCTGGGTCAGGCCCTGCTCACCAAGCGGATGGGCAAGACGCGCGTCATCGCGGAGACCGGCGCCGGCCAGCACGGCGTCGCCACCGCCACCGCCTGCGCCCTCTTCGGCCTCGACTGCACCATCTACATGGGCGAGGTCGACACCGAGCGGCAGGCCCTCAACGTCGCCCGGATGCGGATGCTCGGCGCCGAGGTCATCGCCGTGAAGTCCGGCAGCCGCACCTTGAAGGACGCCATCAACGAGGCGTTCCGCGACTGGGTCGCCAACGTCGACCGCACCCACTACCTCTTCGGCACGGTCGCCGGGCCGCACCCCTTCCCGGCCATGGTCCGCGACTTCCACCGGGTCATCGGCGTCGAGGCCCGCCGGCAGATCCTGGAGCGCGCCGGGCGGCTGCCCGACGCGGCCGTCGCCTGCGTCGGCGGCGGCTCCAACGCCATCGGCCTGTTCCACGCCTTCATCCCCGACGCGGGCGTCCGGCTCATCGGCTGCGAGCCCGCCGGGCACGGTGTCGAGACCGGCGAGCACGCGGCCACCCTGACCGCGGGCGAGCCGGGCATCCTGCACGGCTCCCGGTCCTACGTCCTCCAGGACGACGAGGGGCAGATCACCGAGCCGTACTCCATCTCGGCCGGCCTGGACTACCCCGGCGTCGGCCCCGAGCACGCCTACCTCAAGGACTCCGGCCGCGGCGAGTACCGCGCGGTCACCGACGACGCCGCGATGCGGGCGCTGCGCCTGCTGTCCCGCACCGAGGGCATCATCCCGGCCATCGAGAGCGCCCACGCGCTCGCCGGGGCCCTGGAGGTCGGCCGGGAGCTGGGCGAGGACGGCCTGATCGTCGTCAACCTGTCCGGCCGCGGCGACAAGGACATGGACACCGCCGCCCGCTACTTCGGCCTCTACGACACCGACGCCGAGGTGGCCGCCGACCGCACCGCCACCGCAGAGATCGAGGGGGACGCCAAGTGA
- the trpM gene encoding tryptophan biosynthesis modulator TrpM, giving the protein MTAYARLARGCRPRGCRAPARRVRGRRVRYHIGCEPGQINGRRWRGTAQQ; this is encoded by the coding sequence ATGACCGCGTACGCGCGCCTGGCCCGGGGGTGCCGCCCCCGGGGCTGCCGCGCGCCGGCGCGGCGGGTGCGCGGCCGCAGGGTGCGCTACCACATCGGGTGCGAGCCCGGACAGATCAACGGGCGCCGATGGCGCGGGACCGCTCAGCAGTAG
- the trpC gene encoding indole-3-glycerol phosphate synthase TrpC, with product MSVLDEIIDGVRADLAERQARVGLDELKERAAKAPQARDGAAALRGENVSVICEVKRSSPSKGALAAIADPAGLAADYEAGGASVISVLTEQRRFGGSLADLEAVRAKVDIPVLRKDFIVTAYQLWEARAYGADLALLIVAALEQEALVSLIERAESIGLTPLVEVHDEDEVERAVAAGARVIGVNARDLKTLEVDRGTFARVAPEIPDGIVKIAESGVRGPHDLIAYANDGADAVLVGESLVTGRDPKGAVADLVAAGAHPALRHGRS from the coding sequence GTGAGTGTGCTCGACGAGATCATCGACGGAGTCCGTGCCGACCTCGCGGAACGGCAGGCGCGCGTCGGCCTCGACGAGCTCAAGGAGCGGGCCGCGAAGGCCCCGCAGGCCAGGGACGGCGCCGCCGCCCTCCGCGGTGAGAACGTCTCCGTGATCTGCGAGGTCAAGCGCTCCAGCCCGTCCAAGGGCGCGCTGGCCGCGATCGCCGACCCCGCAGGGCTCGCCGCCGACTACGAGGCCGGTGGCGCCTCCGTCATCAGCGTGCTGACCGAGCAGCGCCGCTTCGGCGGCTCGCTCGCCGACCTGGAGGCCGTCCGCGCCAAGGTCGACATCCCGGTCCTGCGCAAGGACTTCATCGTCACCGCCTACCAGCTCTGGGAGGCCCGCGCCTACGGCGCCGACCTCGCCCTGCTGATCGTCGCCGCGCTGGAGCAGGAGGCCCTGGTCTCCCTGATCGAGCGGGCCGAGTCCATCGGGCTCACCCCGCTGGTCGAGGTGCACGACGAGGACGAGGTCGAGCGGGCGGTGGCCGCCGGCGCCCGCGTCATCGGCGTCAACGCGCGCGACCTGAAGACGCTGGAGGTCGACCGGGGCACCTTCGCCCGGGTCGCCCCCGAGATCCCGGACGGCATCGTGAAGATCGCCGAGTCGGGTGTGCGCGGCCCGCACGACCTCATCGCCTACGCCAACGACGGTGCCGACGCGGTGCTCGTCGGCGAGTCCCTGGTCACCGGGCGCGACCCGAAGGGGGCCGTCGCCGACCTGGTCGCCGCCGGCGCCCACCCGGCCCTGCGGCACGGCAGGAGCTGA